The following are encoded together in the Deltaproteobacteria bacterium genome:
- a CDS encoding response regulator: protein MKKVLVVDDEESIRELYRAELSDEGYKVALAANGAEALGLLDSFLPDLVTLDVKMPGVDGIEVLRRIRVKNPTIPVVLLTAFGEFRQDFNTWASDAYVVKSHDSTELKETVRKLLGDG, encoded by the coding sequence ATGAAGAAAGTACTGGTGGTGGACGACGAGGAAAGCATCCGCGAACTGTACCGGGCGGAGCTCTCCGATGAAGGGTACAAGGTGGCGCTCGCCGCGAACGGTGCGGAGGCGCTCGGCCTCCTCGATTCCTTCCTGCCCGACCTGGTCACCCTCGACGTCAAGATGCCGGGGGTGGACGGCATCGAGGTCCTCCGGCGGATCCGGGTGAAGAACCCGACGATCCCGGTGGTGCTCCTGACCGCCTTCGGGGAGTTCCGGCAGGACTTCAACACGTGGGCGTCCGACGCCTACGTGGTCAAGTCCCACGATTCGACCGAGCTCAAGGAAACGGTGCGGAAGCTGCTGGGGGACGGATGA
- a CDS encoding GAF domain-containing protein, with the protein MSSFSFLLEALRGGRKRHGGTRDISLAAALTSGLYEVSQALSTPAGDLQRGFDLITSAAASILRVERCVLLLSEPGVEHLVVRSMAGIPRGRQFEKYRQEIFRMVVHPVLSSGEGLIVSEGRPGTDRSLLRLMRRLDVKGFLAAPVKSPTAAIGLMAAATPLDGRDLVDADLKLLSVMANFAAIALENAALVSRLDKKARKLTAIFEISKALNEETDSAVLFQLIVDRATELMGASSGSIIRLDPSSGTLFIEAERGLGDSVKSGVRLRLGEGITGWVAREGVPLLVPDVRIDSRYVEASPKVMSEMAVPVKWGAEVMGVINLDHHQVGGFTEEDLELLTAFGNVAAVAVRNAGRLRGWTKAE; encoded by the coding sequence ATGAGCTCCTTCTCGTTTCTCCTCGAGGCGCTCCGCGGGGGCAGGAAGCGCCATGGCGGCACGAGGGACATTTCGCTCGCGGCGGCGCTGACCTCCGGGCTGTACGAGGTGTCGCAGGCGCTCAGCACGCCGGCCGGGGATCTCCAGCGCGGCTTCGACCTCATCACCTCCGCGGCCGCGTCCATCCTCCGCGTCGAGCGGTGCGTGCTGCTGCTTTCGGAGCCGGGGGTGGAGCACCTGGTCGTCCGGTCGATGGCCGGGATCCCCCGGGGAAGGCAGTTCGAGAAGTACCGCCAGGAGATCTTCCGGATGGTCGTCCACCCGGTCCTCTCTTCCGGGGAGGGGCTCATCGTATCGGAGGGGCGTCCCGGAACCGACCGGAGCCTGCTGCGGCTGATGCGGCGACTCGACGTGAAGGGGTTCCTGGCCGCGCCGGTGAAAAGCCCCACGGCGGCGATCGGCCTGATGGCGGCGGCGACCCCCCTGGACGGGAGGGATCTCGTCGACGCGGACCTGAAACTCCTGTCCGTGATGGCGAACTTCGCCGCGATCGCGCTCGAGAACGCCGCGCTCGTCTCCCGCCTGGACAAGAAGGCGAGGAAGCTCACGGCGATCTTCGAGATCAGCAAGGCGCTGAACGAGGAGACCGACTCCGCCGTCCTCTTCCAGCTGATCGTCGATCGGGCCACGGAGCTGATGGGCGCCTCCTCCGGGTCGATCATCCGGCTGGACCCGTCTTCCGGCACCCTGTTCATCGAGGCGGAGCGGGGGTTGGGCGATTCGGTAAAGAGCGGGGTCCGGCTGCGTCTCGGGGAAGGGATCACCGGCTGGGTCGCCCGCGAGGGGGTGCCGCTGCTGGTGCCCGACGTGCGGATCGACTCCCGCTACGTCGAGGCGAGCCCGAAGGTGATGTCCGAGATGGCGGTGCCGGTCAAGTGGGGAGCCGAGGTGATGGGGGTGATCAACCTCGACCACCACCAGGTGGGCGGCTTCACGGAGGAGGACCTGGAGCTGCTGACCGCGTTCGGGAACGTCGCGGCGGTGGCGGTCCGGAACGCCGGCCGCCTCCGAGGCTGGACGAAGGCGGAGTAA